Proteins from one Scleropages formosus chromosome 14, fSclFor1.1, whole genome shotgun sequence genomic window:
- the LOC108920108 gene encoding charged multivesicular body protein 1b has product MSNLDKHLFNLKFAAKELERSAKKCDKEEKAEKAKVKKAIQKGNMEVARIHAENAIRQKNQSVNYLRMSARVDAVAARVQTAATMNKVTKSMAGVVKGMDATLKSMNLEKISGLMDKFERQFETLDVQTAQMEDTMSSTTTLTTPQNQVDSLMHEMADEAGLDLNMELPQGQTGSLGSSVASAEQDELSQRLAKLRDQV; this is encoded by the exons ATGTCGAATTTGGATA AACATCTTTTCAACCTAAAGTTTGCTGCCAAAGAACTGGAGAGAAGTGCCAAGAAATGTGACAAGGAGGAGAAAGCAGAGAAAGCCAAAGTGAAAAAG GCCATTCAGAAAGGCAATATGGAGGTGGCGCGGATACATGCAGAGAACGCCATTCGGCAGAAGAACCAGTCGGTGAACTACCTGAGGATGAGTGCACGGGTAGATGCTGTTGCCGCCAGGGTACAGACTGCTGCAACTATGAACAAG GTTACTAAATCGATGGCAGGCGTGGTGAAAGGCATGGATGCCACATTGAAGAGTATGAACTTGGAGAAG ATCTCAGGCCTGATGGACAAGTTTGAGCGACAGTTTGAGACCCTGGATGTGCAGACAGCACAGATGGAAGACACGATGAGCAGCACGACAACTCTCACCACTCCACAG aacCAAGTGGACTCGCTGATGCACGAAATGGCCGATGAGGCTGG CTTGGATTTGAACATGGAGCTTCCCCAGGGTCAGACGGGGTCTCTCGGATCAAGTGTTGCATCTGCAGAGCAG GATGAGTTGTCCCAGAGGCTGGCAAAACTGCGAGACCAGGTGTAG
- the LOC108920093 gene encoding integral membrane protein 2A-like, with the protein MVKIAFNSALAQKALGKDGGLVPAEKDVETALARGQEGSAGRCLLTLLGLAFILTGLIVGGACVYRYFTPKKLYHGSMHFAELSANTHTVPDEPYYLPRVDEEVEIHEHVAIISVPIPRFGVGDPAYILHDFREKLTAYLDLTLRTCFVIPLNTSVVLPPQDLLDLFVQLMSGSYKTYLVHEDLVVTERIDNVAKLGPFIYNLCAGKETYRMQRRSEILGVRKRSVENCTTVRHFENKFVTETKICKA; encoded by the exons atggtgaaaatcGCCTTCAATTCGGCTCTCGCGCAGAAGGCGCTCGGCAAGGACGGCGGGCTCGTTCCCGCGGAGAAG GACGTGGAGACGGCCTTGGCGCGCGGCCAGGAGGGATCCGCAGGCCGCTGTCTTCTCACCCTGCTGGGTCTGGCCTTCATCCTCACCGGCCTCATTGTCGGGGGAGCTTGTGTCTACAGGTACTTCACACCTAAG AAGCTCTACCATGGATCCATGCACTTCGCTGAGCTGAGTGCCAACACCCACACGGTACCCGACGAGCCCTACTACCTGCCCCGCGTCGACGAGGAGGTGGAGATCCACGAGCACGTGGCCATTATCAGCGTGCCCATCCCGCGCTTCGGCGTCGGCGACCCTGCTTACATCCTGCATGACTTCCGGGAG AAACTGACGGCCTACCTGGACCTCACCCTGCGGACGTGCTTCGTGATCCCCCTCAACACGTCGGTGGTCCTGCCTCCCCAAGACCTGCTGGACCTGTTTGTGCAGCTGATG TCTGGCTCCTACAAGACCTACCTGGTGCACGAGGACCTGGTGGTGACAGAGCGCATTGACAATGTGGCCAAGCTTGGCCCGTTCATCTACAATCTGTGTGCTGGAAAGGAGACGTACAGGATGCAGCGTCGCAGCGAGATCCTCG GTGTGCGGAAGCGCTCCGTGGAGAACTGCACCACTGTCCGCCACTTTGAGAACAAATTTGTGACCGAGACGAAGATCTGCAAGGCCTGA
- the LOC108920092 gene encoding probable G-protein coupled receptor 174: MKPMLASVSDAILNPGLDQHCEPIEYFAEMGMQGSEALVLEGRGNLTCGEGNDLKEYQHFLYAVTYAVILLPGLVGNMLALWVFRAYVRETKKAVVFMINLAVADLLQLLSLPLRIYYYLKDTWPFGNFLCMFCFYLKYVNMYASIYFLVCISIRRCTLATHPLRHSSNKSRFDQGICVAGWLVVGIGCLPFPLLRRGTNENQCFSELPLAPLSMAAGVTAIVLAELLGFVLPLAVVLTCSWRTAASLRESSTTLQRGSEKRKALRTVLSCAAVFLVCFAPYHLTFPLHFLAKADSSMIDCTFRNAIFKSHPITLCLASFNSCLDPIIHYFTTDEFKRRLSRHDISESLHLYGQNRRTESIIPQLELGA; this comes from the coding sequence ATGAAGCCCATGTTGGCGAGCGTTAGCGACGCCATTCTGAACCCAGGACTCGATCAACATTGCGAGCCAATTGAATATTTCGCTGAAATGGGCATGCAAGGTTCCGAGGCCTTGGTGTTGGAAGGGAGAGGGAACCTCACCTGCGGTGAGGGGAACGACCTGAAGGAGTACCAGCACTTCCTGTACGCTGTCACCTATGCAGTGATCCTTCTGCCGGGCCTGGTGGGCAACATGCTAGCACTCTGGGTTTTTCGCGCCTACGTCCGCGAGACCAAGAAGGCCGTGGTGTTCATGATCAACCTAGCAGTGGCTGAcctgctgcagcttctctcGCTACCTCTGCGGATCTACTACTACCTGAAGGATACCTGGCCATTCGGAAACTTCCTGTGCATGTTCTGCTTTTACCTGAAGTACGTCAATATGTATGCCAGCATCTACTTCCTGGTCTGCATCAGCATACGGCGCTGCACACTTGCCACCCACCCGCTACGGCACAGCAGCAACAAGAGCCGATTTGACCAAGGCATCTGCGTAGCTGGCTGGCTCGTCGTCGGAATCGGTTGCCTGCCCTTCCCGCTGCTGCGAAGGGGCACTAATGAGAATCAGTGCTTCTCAGAGCTGCCCCTGGCACCGCTGAGCATGGCGGCAGGCGTGACCGCCATCGTTCTTGCCGAGCTGCTGGGCTTTGTGCTACCGCTAGCTGTGGTGCTCACCTGCTCGTGGCGCACGGCGGCCAGCCTGCGGGAGAGCAGCACCACCTTACAGCGAGGCAGTGAGAAGCGCAAGGCCCTAAGGACAGTCCTGAGCTGTGCCGCCGTGTTCCTGGTCTGCTTCGCTCCCTACCACCTCACCTTCCCCTTACACTTCCTGGCCAAAGCTGACAGCAGCATGATTGACTGCACCTTCCGCAATGCCATCTTCAAGAGCCACCCCATTACGCTGTGTCTGGCCAGCTTCAACTCCTGCTTGGACCCCATCATCCACTACTTCACCACCGATGAGTTCAAGAGGCGCCTCTCCCGGCATGACATTTCCGAAAGCCTCCACCTGTACGGTCAGAATCGACGCACAGAAAGCATAATACCTCAGTTGGAGTTAGGGGCCTGA